One Candidatus Atelocyanobacterium thalassa isolate ALOHA genomic window, CAACAAAAGCATAATTAGCCATGGAGAATTATTTTAAGAGGATAAATAATTATTTTGCTTTTATAGATATTTTATATATGTCGATATACTAATTACTGATAAAAAATTGGATAACCTATATTTAAAGTAGTATTACTAAAAATTCTATGAACAAAAATCTTGCTAAGGTACTATATTAAGATTAACTATAGAATATTCGACCTGACTTTTGAGTTAGAGAAAGCCAATAATGAATAAAAGTAAAGTATTAGCTATCGTTACTGGATTAATTTCCATATTGCTAGCAGTAGCTTACCTCGTTATCGTTCAGCTATTAGACTTTCGAGGAGAAATGCTTCCTGCTCCGATTATTGAAAATATTGTAATCTTTCTAAATTTGTTAAATTATTTTTAATTATTAAACAAGCATAATGATTCCTTTGAAATTAACACTTAAAAATTTTTTAAGTTATCAAGATGTAACTCTTGACTTTCAAGGGTTGCACACTGTCTGTATCTGCGGCGCTAATGGTGCAGGTAAATCTTCTTTATTAGAAGCAATAGCTTGGACAGTTTGGGGTCAGGGTAGGACAAGTAGCGATGAAGATGTTATTCACGCAAGCGCAGACTATGTAAGAACTGATTTTGTATTTATTTGTTATCAAGAAGTTTATCGTATTATTCGTAGTCGTCAACGAAACAGAACAAATTCTCTAGATTTTCAAATAAAGAGTTCTGAAGGATTTACTCCTTTAAGTAGAAAAGGAGTTAAGGCAACTCAAGAATCTATTATTTCTACTTTAAAGTTAGATTACGAGACCTTCATTAACTCAGCTTATCTAAGACAAGGTAGGGCAGACGAGTTTATGCTACGTCGTCCTACAGAGAGAAAAAAAGTTCTTGCAGATCTTTTAAAACTTGATCATTATGAAAATTTATCTATTAAAGCTAAAGAATTAGCACGTCAATATAAAGGGAAATCTGAACAAATAAAATTAAATATTGAAGCAAACAAGAAAAGATTAATTAAAGAAAAAAGTATTAGAATTCAGCAAAAAATGATTCAAGAAAATATTGAAGTATTAAACATTTTGCAGAATAAAAATGAGAAAGTATTTCAATTTATTAAACAAGAAGATAGTGATCGTAAAAGTTGGCTAGATAAATTACTCTGGAATCAAGAGCGGCTTAAAAACCTGCAACAAGAAATATTTAAATTTAGGCAAGAAAAAGAAGAATTAAGTAGAAAAATTTATAGTTACGGAAATTTAATTAATCAAGGGATAAAAGTTTCTAGAAAGTACAAGAAACTTCTTTTTTTTCGTAACCAAGAAGAAAATTTAGCTAACCAATTCAATATCTTCCAAGAATTTCATAAAAAAAAGCAAGATTTGGAGAAGCAACTATTAGATGAAGACAATAAATTACAATTAAAAATTCATCAGCAGAAAATTGGTTTAGAACAATTAGAAAAAGAAGAAAAAGAATTGAAAAATTTCTTAAATAATGCTGAGGATTTAAAGTCAGCTTTGAAGACATTTGATTTTTATAATCAAGAGTTAAAAAGATTAGATAAATTACGTTGCAAGGTTTCCCCACTATTTAAGGAAAAACAGGAATTAACAAATCAAACTTTAAAGATTCAAATAGATTTTGAAGCAAGGTTAGGGCAACTATACATATCAGAAGTCAATTATTTAAAAGAATTAGGTACGATTCTTCAAAAACGGAAAATATTATGTAGTTTGAATGATGATATTCATGATTTAGAGGATGAAAAAGGACACCATAAACAAATAAAAGATAAAATTCAAGAAAAGAAAATTGTTCAAGGTAAATTGTTTATTGATAAGCAAAATAATATAAAGGAGATAGATAAGTTACAGCAAAAAATACATGAATTAAATATCTATCATTCTAACTGTCCTTTATGTGAACAAAAACTAGATAGGAATCGACGTCATGATGTTATTAAAAAGATAGCGAGACAATATAAAAACATTCAAAAGCAAATATATAAAGTACAAGAGAAAGTTGATATTCTTGAAGAAAATATTAATCTATTTATTTTTAAGGAAAATTTTTTAGCTGAGAAACTACAGTATTTGAACAAAATACAACAGAGATTTTGTCAAATCGAAACGCAACTAAATAGGTCAGGAGAGATAAAAGATAAGTTAAATTCTGTAATAAAAGAAAAAATAAGAGTTGAAAAAACAATTAAATCTGAATCTTTTGATTTAACTTTACAAAATAGGTTGAAGAATATTGAAAAAAAATTAGCAGAACTTAACTATACAGAAGAAAATCATATATTAGTAAGAAATAAAGTTGACGAATGGCGTTGGGCTGATATTAAAAACTCTAAAGTTAATGATTTAATTTATAGACAAGATCAAATCTCTCAGCAAAAATCTGATTTAGTTCAACAAATTAATCAATTAGGAAAACAAGAAGAAAAACTAAACAACATTTCAAGATTAAAAAAAAGAATTAATCTAGTAGAAAAAAGAATTAAAACCTTGAATTACGATAAATCTGCTCACGAGCAGATTTCTAATTCCATTCGTAGTTCTCAACAATGTGTTATTACTTATGAAAAACTACAAAATGCGAAAAAGTCTTATCCCTTATTACAAAAATATTTAAAATTTACAGAGGATAAATTAAGGAATAACTATGAAGAACAAAATAATATTGTTAAAATTATAAATCGCTTATCCGACAAGCTTAGCATTACAATAAACTATGATAAAGAAATAGTTAAACTAACAACAACTCTTAAAATACAACGACAGAATTTAGATAAGTTGTTTGGGAAACAAGGTAGATCTGAGCAAGCAATATCTGAATTTAAAATATTACAAAACGAAAAAAGAGAATTACAAGCATCATATAACAATACTTGTAGACAGTACCGTATACATCTAGAACTAACCAAAGCTTTTAGTAAAAATGGTATTCAGCTACTAATGATTGAGAATGTATTGCCTCAATTAGAAGCAGAAACAAATAAAATTCTGACGCGTTTGACAGGAAATGAGCTGCACATCCAATTTATTACTCAAAAATTAGGAAAAGGCATCACTATTCGCAAAAAATCGACGAAATTGATTGATACTTTAGATATTTTAATTGCTGATACAGAGGGTACTCGTGTATATGAAACATATTCAGGAGGAGAAGCTTTTAGAATAAATTTTTCTGTACGTCTGGCTCTAGCTAAGTTACTAGCGCAAAGAGCAGGCGCATCATTGCAAATGTTGATAATTGACGAAGGCTTTGGTACTCAAGATACTGAAGGTTGCGAGCGTCTAATTGGAGCAATCAACAGCATCGCTTCCGATTTTTCTTGTATATTAATAGTTACACATATGCCCCAGTTTCAAGAAGCTTTTCAACATCGTATAGAAATTAGCAAGACCCATCAAGGCTCACAAATAAATATAATAAACTGATATATATAAATCATAAATTCCCTTCATTTTCTTTTAAATTTAATTTGTACAAGATTAATAATACATTTAGGATTAAAAAATAAGCTCTAATAGTTAATGTTTCTCAGAATAACAATATTGAGTATTAAAAGTAATTAGAATTTGCTTGCATATTTAAAAATTTAGTTAATTCTGCCTGGAAAAGTAATTTAACAGTTCCAGTAGGGCCGTTACGATGTTTCGTTAAGATAAGTTCAGTAACTCCTTTATCTATTGTTTCAGGATTATAATACTCATCTCGGTATAACATCATAATTAAATCAGCATCTTGTTCAATAGAGCCACTTTCCCGTAAATCTGACATCATGGGACGCTTATTGTTTCTGGCTTCAACGCCCCTGCTTAACTGTGATAGCGCGATAACAGGAGCTTTTATCTCACGTGCTAATCCTTTTAAAGAGCGAGTCATTTTTGATAATTCTTGAACTCGATTATCTTTCTCTGCTCCTTCCATTAATTGTAAATAGTCAATTAGAACTAATCCAAAGTCTCCTTTTTTTTCTGCCAATAATCGACGTACTTGAGAACGTACCTGCATAACTGTAACATTTGCAGAATCGTCAATATAAATTGGTAGGTTAGATAAAGTACCTATTGCAGTACTAATTGTACTGTAGTCATCTTGTACAAATCTTCCTGATCG contains:
- a CDS encoding AAA family ATPase, which translates into the protein MIPLKLTLKNFLSYQDVTLDFQGLHTVCICGANGAGKSSLLEAIAWTVWGQGRTSSDEDVIHASADYVRTDFVFICYQEVYRIIRSRQRNRTNSLDFQIKSSEGFTPLSRKGVKATQESIISTLKLDYETFINSAYLRQGRADEFMLRRPTERKKVLADLLKLDHYENLSIKAKELARQYKGKSEQIKLNIEANKKRLIKEKSIRIQQKMIQENIEVLNILQNKNEKVFQFIKQEDSDRKSWLDKLLWNQERLKNLQQEIFKFRQEKEELSRKIYSYGNLINQGIKVSRKYKKLLFFRNQEENLANQFNIFQEFHKKKQDLEKQLLDEDNKLQLKIHQQKIGLEQLEKEEKELKNFLNNAEDLKSALKTFDFYNQELKRLDKLRCKVSPLFKEKQELTNQTLKIQIDFEARLGQLYISEVNYLKELGTILQKRKILCSLNDDIHDLEDEKGHHKQIKDKIQEKKIVQGKLFIDKQNNIKEIDKLQQKIHELNIYHSNCPLCEQKLDRNRRHDVIKKIARQYKNIQKQIYKVQEKVDILEENINLFIFKENFLAEKLQYLNKIQQRFCQIETQLNRSGEIKDKLNSVIKEKIRVEKTIKSESFDLTLQNRLKNIEKKLAELNYTEENHILVRNKVDEWRWADIKNSKVNDLIYRQDQISQQKSDLVQQINQLGKQEEKLNNISRLKKRINLVEKRIKTLNYDKSAHEQISNSIRSSQQCVITYEKLQNAKKSYPLLQKYLKFTEDKLRNNYEEQNNIVKIINRLSDKLSITINYDKEIVKLTTTLKIQRQNLDKLFGKQGRSEQAISEFKILQNEKRELQASYNNTCRQYRIHLELTKAFSKNGIQLLMIENVLPQLEAETNKILTRLTGNELHIQFITQKLGKGITIRKKSTKLIDTLDILIADTEGTRVYETYSGGEAFRINFSVRLALAKLLAQRAGASLQMLIIDEGFGTQDTEGCERLIGAINSIASDFSCILIVTHMPQFQEAFQHRIEISKTHQGSQINIIN